The Halocalculus aciditolerans genome includes a window with the following:
- a CDS encoding NTP transferase domain-containing protein has translation MCGGRGTRLDTEKEKPLYPVAGRPMVDFVLDALDASRVDSVTAAVTPATPDTAAHLDAHPADVDLLETPGAGYVADLGVALDAVDSPVLTVAADLPLLDAIAVDRVLALSVTDSVQVCVPAALKRRLGASADTTYERDGRELAPTGVNVVADADTETMHLSYDARYAVNVNRRTDAALAEALL, from the coding sequence ATGTGCGGCGGCCGCGGCACCCGCCTCGACACAGAGAAGGAAAAACCGCTCTACCCCGTGGCGGGCCGGCCGATGGTGGACTTCGTGCTCGACGCGCTCGACGCGAGCCGCGTCGACTCCGTCACGGCGGCCGTCACGCCCGCCACGCCCGACACGGCCGCGCACCTCGACGCACACCCCGCCGACGTCGACCTCTTGGAGACTCCCGGAGCGGGGTACGTCGCGGACCTCGGCGTCGCCCTCGACGCCGTCGACTCCCCCGTTCTCACCGTCGCTGCCGACCTCCCGCTCCTCGACGCCATCGCCGTCGACCGCGTCCTCGCCCTCTCCGTGACTGACTCCGTCCAGGTCTGCGTGCCCGCCGCGCTGAAACGCCGGCTCGGCGCGAGCGCCGACACGACTTACGAACGCGACGGCCGCGAACTCGCCCCCACGGGCGTCAACGTCGTCGCCGACGCCGACACCGAAACCATGCACCTCAGCTACGACGCACGCTACGCAGTCAACGTGAACCGCCGAACCGACGCCGCGCTCGCGGAGGCCCTGCTGTGA
- the cobS gene encoding adenosylcobinamide-GDP ribazoletransferase, protein MVLTALRGALGFLTRLPVGRTPRAWEAFCATPAAFPLAGYPVGVALALPVLIGSFLGLEADLTAFAFLLAVYAVTGVAHADAVADLGDAAAVHGDVDRRREVLKDSAVGVGAVLALGLVLLGTWTAVARLAALPVRAVGLVVAAEVGAKLAMATVACLGDATHDGLGAAVSDAHDARSLLLPVLVALPAALATYPNPAAAVALAAAGLAALCVLAWASRRLGGSNGDVVGASNELARLAALLTGVIAWTLW, encoded by the coding sequence GTGGTTCTGACCGCGCTCCGCGGCGCGCTCGGCTTCCTCACCCGCCTCCCAGTCGGTCGCACGCCGCGCGCGTGGGAGGCGTTCTGCGCCACGCCCGCCGCCTTCCCGCTCGCCGGCTACCCCGTCGGCGTCGCGCTCGCCCTGCCCGTCCTCATTGGCTCCTTCCTCGGTCTGGAGGCGGACCTCACCGCGTTCGCCTTCCTCCTCGCGGTCTACGCCGTGACGGGCGTCGCGCACGCCGACGCCGTCGCAGACCTCGGGGACGCCGCGGCCGTCCACGGCGACGTCGACCGCCGCCGCGAAGTCCTCAAAGACTCCGCCGTCGGCGTCGGTGCCGTGCTCGCCCTCGGTCTCGTCCTCCTCGGCACGTGGACGGCCGTCGCCCGCCTCGCCGCCCTCCCCGTCCGCGCCGTCGGCCTCGTCGTCGCCGCCGAAGTCGGCGCGAAACTCGCCATGGCGACCGTCGCCTGCCTCGGCGACGCCACCCACGACGGCCTCGGGGCCGCCGTCAGCGACGCCCACGACGCCCGCTCGCTCCTGCTTCCGGTTCTCGTCGCCCTCCCCGCCGCGCTCGCGACGTACCCGAACCCGGCCGCCGCCGTCGCGCTCGCCGCCGCCGGTCTCGCGGCGCTCTGCGTACTCGCGTGGGCGTCCCGGCGGCTCGGCGGCAGCAACGGCGACGTCGTCGGCGCGTCGAACGAGCTCGCGCGCCTCGCCGCGCTCCTCACGGGGGTGATTGCGTGGACGCTCTGGTGA